The Candidatus Omnitrophota bacterium genome contains the following window.
GATCGACGGCATCAAACGCGCCACCGACCGCATGATCGCGGGCAAGGTGTGTGTCGTGGCTGGTTACGGCGACGTGGGCAAAGGTTGCGTGCAATCCTTTAAGGGATTGGGCGGGCGCGTCATCGTCACCGAAATAGATCCTATTTGCGCCCTGCAGGCGGCCATGGAGGGGTATCAGGTCATGGCCATGGACAAGGCCGCCAGGATCGGAGACATTTTCGTCACCGCCACCGGCTGCGTTGACGTGATCCGCGGGGAGCATCTGGACGCCATGAAAAGCGGGGCCATTGTCTGCAATATCGGGCATTTTGATTCCGAGATCCAGGTGGCGTATCTGAACAACCGCAAGGACATCAAGCGCATCCAGATCAAAGGGCAGGTGGATGAATACACATATCCCGACGGCAAGAAAATCTTTGTTCTGGCCGAAGGCCGTCTGGTCAATCTGGGCTGTGCCATGGGGCATCCGTCTTTCGTCATGAGCAATTCATTCACCAACCAGGTGCTGGCCCAGATCGAATTGTGGCAGAACACCGGCAAATACGAGAACAAGGTTTATACCCTGCCCAAACACCTCGACGAGAGAGTCGCCCGCCTGCATTTGGAAAAAGTGGGTGTTGGTCTGGAGGTCTTGACCCCCGCGCAGGCGAAATACCTCGGGGTCAAGGTCGGTGGCCCGTACAAAAGCGACCATTACCGCTATTAAAGAACCATGTCTGTTAAAGTCAAAAAAGTCGGCATTTTGACTTCCGGCGGAGACGGCCCCGGCATGAA
Protein-coding sequences here:
- the ahcY gene encoding adenosylhomocysteinase, with amino-acid sequence MTTATLKESKKMAKTNKADYKVKDIALAQWGRKEVRVAETEMPGLMALRKEFAGKQPLKGARIAGCIHMTIETAVLIETLVQLGAAVRWSSCNIFSTQDHAAAAMAAAGVPVFAWKGETLKEYDWCVEQTIHWPDGKGPNMLLDDGGDLTLMVHEKFPKYLKDIRGLSEETTTGVHRLYEMMKQGTLKVPAINVNDSVTKSKFDNLYGCRESLIDGIKRATDRMIAGKVCVVAGYGDVGKGCVQSFKGLGGRVIVTEIDPICALQAAMEGYQVMAMDKAARIGDIFVTATGCVDVIRGEHLDAMKSGAIVCNIGHFDSEIQVAYLNNRKDIKRIQIKGQVDEYTYPDGKKIFVLAEGRLVNLGCAMGHPSFVMSNSFTNQVLAQIELWQNTGKYENKVYTLPKHLDERVARLHLEKVGVGLEVLTPAQAKYLGVKVGGPYKSDHYRY